In Tachysurus fulvidraco isolate hzauxx_2018 chromosome 5, HZAU_PFXX_2.0, whole genome shotgun sequence, the genomic stretch GACCCTGAGCCTTGCGATGTGCTCGCACCGCCATCTTGGTTCTATGATCTGAAACGGCATGCGTTTCAGGTGCCTCCGAACCAGGACCAGCCGActaaaaaacagctttttacCTAGAGCTGTCTCTTTATTGAACTCTGCCCCTCGCTGACCCTACTGTCCTTCATTCTACTGCcaaccacccccccccacacacacacacacactttgttattgcactaatggTCTGTCTACACAAAAACGTATGATCACTTTTGCTCATTTCTCACCCCAGAATtcgttattgcactaatggactgttacataaactatgctcatttgcacacttgctcttctttttttacattgctgctcaccattgccttaccattgtatatacccacctgatttctgttcatagtaacagcaatatattattatgttcatagtacatatcccCTTGTATATTTTGGttatagtaataacaatatattgtttatagcacatacccttCTGTAAAATTTAGTTTATAGTTatagacatctgtatattatattaatagcacatatatattcatctgtatattatatttatagtacatgtacatttattaatttgtatattatattcatagccGGGCAGGGGCACTCAAATATTTCTCGTATTTAGACGTGTAAAATATGGGTAGGAAGTCTTTATCTGGGGGTTGGAGTCCCATGCTGCTGAAGCCCAGTTGAGAGCTTTGTGAATAGGGTGAGGAGGAAATTGGCACTTTTGcttcatacagtacacaaagtGTCACAAAGAAAACCTTGCATTGGAAACCCCTTACAGAGATCTGTTAAGCTGTTGAACTTATAAGAAATGGCCATGCAGGCCAATTTAGCTCTGGCTATAGTGACCCTGAAAGAGGTGGCTAGTGGTGGTTTGCAAGGCAGCTGGCTATTCCTGATAAATGGAAAGAAGTTCGGGCAGGTGGGCTACGTTGACCTGGAGTTGGACAACATCTGTTGTATCTTGGGCAATTGAAGTATTCTGTGAGGAATATGCAGATGTGGGGTTTGTAGGACCCATGTGCAGGTTTAATGTATAGGCAGaagcaaacaatccaaaataaTGAGCAAAAGCAGGATCAGTAAACACAGGCAAAAGGTCATATAATCCAGTAAAGCAGTGCACAGAGGACAGTTATCAAAATGAGGGTCAAACAAGGGTATGCAGTGTAATctaacaaacattttttctctctgcatATCATGTTTATTGAGTTCACAAACCCAGAAGTAACTCGGAAGCGTTAGAACTCCTGTGAGGGCTCCCCCAGGTGGGTTGGAGGGGAATTTGTAAGATGCAATGTTACATGTGGTTTAGTTATATAAACACGCATCTCAAAACAGAGCACCTttgaaaaaagtattaaaaatagaaaaatacagAACCACAATCACAAATCACAACCACAAAGTTTCTCTTTACATATCGACAATACTGCAATCTGTCCTTCCTCTCAGGTTAAAAGTTTGGGTGTCATCTTAGATAGCACACTATCTTTTAAAGCTCaaattaataatatcacacggaTTGCATACTTCCATTTGCGCAACATTAATCGTCTCCGTCCctttctttctaaaaataataCTGCAGTTCTCATTCACGCACTAGTCACTTCACGTATAGACTACTGCAATGCTCTTCTTACAGGTATTCCCTCCAAATTGCTGCATAAGCTTCAACTGGTTCAGAATTCTGCAGCTCGTGTTCTCTCTAGAACACCCTATACTGATCACATTTCTCCGGTTCTCCAGCAATTGCATTGGCTTCAGGTAAAATATAGAGTTCAGTTTAAAATCCTACTACTCACTTATAAGGCACTTCATAACCTTGCACCACAATACTTCAAAACCTTGCCCCCACCTATGGAATTCTCTTCCCCTCGATGTTCGCAATAGCGAGAActtgttgacttttaaaacgcgtcttaagacttatctttttatacaggccttcttataacatgttttattaagacttaaatgcattttatatgtatatgctgtttgtctatgtgttttgtttttatgcagtgacctgtatattgcttgtaaggtggccttgggtgttctgaaaggCACCATGAagtaaaatgcattattattattattacaattctGCCAGTTCAAAATGACACTGATTTATAGGCTGTTCAGAAGCTCCTGTGTACACAATTACACTTGACTATATACAgctgtaaaaaaattaaatgattcataactacaatctctggtgtttataatgatttagaATCTTAATCTAGTCCTCTGTAGACTTGAGAATAGTGCGGAGCCTTAAATTTCAAAAGGACAGTGACCCTAAGCACACTGAGAAAGCAACACTGGAGTGGATTAAAAGGGCAAACGTCCAGAGCTCAGTGTGGACCAGAATCTGTGATAAGGCAAAGGCATTTCTACCACCCACAGGGGTTAATAACTGCACCACCAAGAAATGTCTGCTGATTTCATTATATCATTAATATTTGACAGTAAAAGATACTTTGCACCTCCAAATATTTAGCAGCTTGCACAAATCAAATGGTACAAATTCTAGTTAAGAGCATTTACATTCCGAAGCTTGAAGCACTACTGATGAAATTTATAGAACATATTTCATgtacataattatataattatataatgaatTGAGTAAAACTACAGTAATTGGCTTCCTCATTACACAAACTAGTCTGGAGATCCCCAATATAATACAGTCCTGTTTAATAACATCAACATTTCCTCAATGATTTACTTCAAAGGTGTGCTGCATTCCTTTGACATGAAATTACATTATGTGATTAGAGAATTCTAAAATCCCTACAGATTTTCTTTACAATTTAGAGTATTTTCTATTAGAGTATTGTAATGCTAATGCTGTATTCAAATAAACGTGCTATACACAGTTCAACACATTTTTAATAAGAGTAACATGACTATAAAACTATTGTCATCTATTTGAAAAATGTAGAACAAAGTGTTTGGggatcaatatatatatataggggggcacggtggcttagtgggtagcacgttcgcctcacacctccagggttgggggttcgattcccgcctccgccttgtgtgtgtggagtttgcatgttctccccgtgcctcgggggtttcctccgggtactccggtttcctcccccggtccaaagacatgcatggtaggttgattggcatctctggaaaattgtccgtagtgtgtgtgtgtgtgtgtgtgtgtgtgtgagtgaatgagagtgtgtgtgccctgtgatgggatggcactccgtccagggtgtatcctgcctcgatgcccgatgacgcctgagatccaaggtagttcggataaagcgatagaaaatgaatgaatatatatatataaatatagactGGGTTACATGTATTCACACAGTCCAGTTACATCATATTGTAGCTGATATAATTtgggaagattttttttctgctagtTTCTTACCCTCCTACATTTCTTGTGTGAGGAGACACTCATGTGGTGTAGAGGATATGTGCATCAGAGTTGTAAGAAGAAGTGATGCAATATAAAGGCACACCTGATATTTTAGGGACTGTTCACTGGAGCTGCTGAAAAAAGTGGggtttgttatatatatacgtattttctaatggaaacacacacaaccttttaCCAAAACAAAGCTTGAACAACAGTAAGTGGCATCAGTATATAATGCATTCGATCACAAAATACAGAGACATCAGCATCGTATCATATGAACTGCAACAGTAAATTCACTGCTCACTATTTTCAGATGTAGATTTATAATAGTGACCAAAACAGAAATACCTGAAAGTAGGGTTAGTGTTATAGCTAAGgctttatatatgtataatatataatatatatttatatttatcgcATCATCAGGCTCAACAACGATTGTCTTTagttgtaaaaaaatataataaaagaatattTCATACAATCTGAAATCtgcaacatttatttaaaatgtaaaaataaaatttttaacaTATCTACAGtcataaatgatttaaaaagaaatcattcCGATTACAAAGAAAGCATTTGGAGaattgtttttaatcttttcagAATATGGACAGTAACATTGAAGAATCTTAGAATGTCTTTTATTGTCTAAATAATTTGCAAGAAGCTAGAAACAAAACTGATTTCAGACATTAAAGACTTTTTCTAACGAGgcaattattcatttattattattattattattattattattattattattattattattattattattattattatttattctaaaatatGAAGCACTAATTGAGTAATGGACACAATAAAGCTGCAGTGCCCTAAACAGAGCTCTTAAATCACCTCTTTTATTGTAATGCAGTAGAAATGTTTCACAAAAACTTTAATGCCAAGAATTTGTCAAGAATTCATGAAAGTGATTTGACTTCATGATCAATTTACCTCACTGATTATataccaaataataataataataataataataataataataataataagaagaagaagaagaagaagaagaagaagaagaagaagaatcattaattcattcattttctaccccttatccgaacttcccaAATCTTCCCAAATTATATCAGCTACAATATGATGTAACTGGACTGTGTGAATACATATAACccagtctatatatatatatatatatatatatatatatatatatatatatatatatatatatatatatatatatattcattcattttctatcgctttatccgaactaccttggatctcaggcgtcatcgggcatcgaggcaggatacaccctggacggagtgccaacccatcacagggcacacacacacacactctcattcactcacacactcacacactacggacaattttccagagatgccaatcaacctaccatgcatgtctttggaccaggggatgAAACCatagtacccggaggaaacccccgaggcacggggagaacatgcaaactccacacacacaaggtgggaatcgaacccccaaccctggaggtgtgaggagaacatgctaagccaccatgtcccccataataataataataataataataataataataataataataataatgatgatgttgatgatgatgatgatgaagatgatagTAATAAGAAGATTGAtgacaataatgataataataaggataatgatgatgatgatattattattattattattattattattattattattattattatgttgctgttgttgttgttgttgttgttgttgttatctaCAGTCGACATTTCTGACGCGCCCCTATGACGCACAACGCTTTCATCCGGGTTCTGTGTGACGTGCACACTTTCCAACATGGCGGCGTCAGGTGAGCTGAATGTGCAATAGCGGTCTGTGTGAATTTTGAGGAAAACTCAAAAAGCAAGTTTTTAAAATGCAGCTTTGTTTGGGGAGAAAATGCCTTTATTATCTCTTAATGACGCAGAGCGGGGCGTTTGTgctaaacaaatgtaaatgtgttctgTTAGCTGGTGATCCGGTGCGGCGGCGtcgctgtgtgtgcgtgcgtgcgtgcgtgcgtgcgtgtgtgtgtgtgtgtgtgtgtactgtgtgcgtactgtgtgcgtgtttgtgtactgtgtgcGTACTGTGTCCtactcgtgtacacacacgtgccgtttttcacttttattcgCCTCTGAACTGAAACGTGCGATTTAGTGCGCTGTGAAATGGCCTGTTtccgcgcatgcgcacttccTTTCCACGTGTAGTGCGCAGTGACTCTTCACTTACTGCGCAGACGTGTCTTTACGATCAGCAGCGAAGGATTAAACGCAGAATAAAAAATACCGCAGACACGTCTAAGCTCCTGCCCGCGTGTGAATACGTGCTGTAGTTATTTACACGttattaatcacacacaaaggCTCGTGTTCAAAATGGCTCAGTGTTCACACTGACCTCATGTAGCTCTGTCTGCTGGCCTGCACGTGACCgacacacgtctcacacgtGTACACGAATCATAACTCGTTCACGTCTGAGTAGGAAGATTAAAGTCTCATTGGATCCTTTATAAGACTTATAACGCGTGATTCTGTGCTGCTGGGGCAATAAaacagttctgtttattaatgGTTTGTGTTCACGTCTGTATGAGTTCATCTGAGGcggacacactgtttacacacagACCACATGTCATCTGATCTAAAGTTACAGTGCAGCCAGATTTAACGTCAACATTACAGTCACAACACGGATCCTGAGTTCATTTTGATTTTAGTTTCTATGTTAGTTTTTAACCTCCTCTTTCTCCACACGTCCACAGATTACATGTAACATGCTTGTAAACCGTGACCGTGTGAATGGACTGTTAATAATCTGCGTCAAATTTACACCTTTCGTGTACTTTCGTGTTTTCTTTACTCTCTTATGAATATTGAACATTTTCCCATTTTCTctactcgtttttttttctagaattgAATtgttgttgggggggggggcacggcggcttagtggttagcacgttcgactcacacctccagggttgggggttcgattcccgcctccgctttgtgtgtgtggagtttgcatgttctccccgtgcctcgggggtttcctccgggtactccggtttcctcccccggtccaaagacatgcatgataggttgattggcatctctggaaaattgtccgtagtgtgtgagtgtgtgtgtgtgtgtgtgaatgagagtgtgtgtgtgtgccctgtgatgggttggcactccgtccagggtgtatcctgcctcgatgcccgatgacgcctgagataggcacaggctccccgtgacccgagaggttcggataagcggtaggaaatgaatgaatgaatgaatgaatgaatgaatgaaaaaactttgaacagtgatTTAGGTTCATGAAATCTTAAGCATGTAACCTAGTGgttgtattcaatgatagagacttaagcattTTTGTATGTcaatctggataagggcatcttactgctataaatgtaattgtaaatgtagaGTATTGACTTGTCACAaccgggaggaggaagacagacccagataccggatagcttcaaataaacaagtttaataaataataaatacaaaacaggaacaaagacgaAAACTAAACAggaaaagttcggataagcggtagaaaatgaatgaatgaatgaattgttgtGAAGATTATGATAGAAAATATCGCTGACgttttattgtttcatttgtCCTGCGAGGAAATAATACCGAAACGTAAAGTGTGTGTCTGCTAAACGTTTGTAAGGCCACGTGAAGCTAGTTGGCGTATCCCGTGTGTCCACGTGCCTTTCGGATGGCGTGCGCTCCGAAACGCTGTGCTGTGCGTGATGTCAGTCTCCATCAGTCTGAAACAATTCAGAATTACATGATGATGTGAGGAGATAGAAAGCATAGGGGGATGAGTGTGTTCCGGATGTGTACAGTTcggtaggtgtgtgtgagacgctCACACGTTTCAGCAGGAGCTCAGACAGCAGGAGGAGCAGTGCTGAGGTCGTGACGCATGTCTATAATTTAATCGTTTAAAACTAAATCTACCCTCAGAACTCCTTTCCATATTAATAACGCTGCTGTTCAGGGACACGTCTCTTACCGCCGCTTAAAAAACAAGCTAAAAAGATTAAACTTGATGTTCAGGGCATCTCGATGTCGCTGTGACACGACtgggcttttatttttatatgtattattgttattttcttgTCGGTGTGAAGCTGGGCGTCGCTACAGTACAATGgtggtacattttttttttttaatctgtattgGAGATATCAGGCACTTTATCGCTCTTCTCTCACTGACTCGTGTTTATCTGTAAGTCCACATGGCGTCCATTCAGAGCGGGTTTCGCTTTCGACAGCTAAACATCCTGCTGACATTTAGGTAAAGACGAAGCTGCTACCGTGTGTAAAATAACGAGTGAATCTCCCTGAAGTTCATCCTCCACCAACAGTACCTTTTATTCCTCCTGCGAGCACATTAACGTTCATGATCTAATAAAGCAcgaacacacacctgcactactgtcagagctgctgttccaGAAAAATTAATCAACCTCGAAAAGCTTCAGACCAAATTAGAATCCGGAGCACAACACGACACCAGGGCTTTCTTTCTGTTTAGtcatctttgttttgtttgttttcctttctgCTTTTTGCAGCTAAGAAGACTAAGAAGAAGGGGAAGACTTTAACTCTGACAGACTTCCTGGCAGAGGATAGCAATGCTTCTGGACAGCAGGTTTATCAGGCCCCAAAGCCCACGAGCTGGGCGGACGAGACTGACGACCTGGAAGGAGAAGGTGAACAGGAGTTAAAATAAGAGccgcttttgtttatttatttatttttattttggccTGATTAGATTTTCTGTATCATCTCATAAACGTAAAAAACTATATGAAGATTGTTGTGTCCTGCTCTAACACCCTccggtctgtctctctgcagtGTCCACTTCCTGGCACACCCCTGAGGATTCGTATCGTGCCCCACCCATCGATCGCTCCATCCTGCCCACGGCTCCTCGTGCAGCCCGGGAGCCGAACGTCGACCGCTCACGTCTGCCTCGCAGCCCGCCCTACACCGCCTTCCTCGGCAATCTGCCATACGATGTCTCTGAAGAGTCCATCAAACAGTTCTTTAGAGGCCTGGCGGTGAGTTGAGCGCAGTCTTCATTATACGTTCATATTCATGTTTGATCGGTTATAATGTCTCATAAACCAATCACAGTGAACACTGATTTTCAGGTCGCACGTTCTCTGTTGTTACACCTTTAAGTAGCTAAAAACAAATGCAGAGCATTAAACACTTCACAAATCTTATGGTTTAGGGAAGTTCGTATCTGTAGTTATTGTGTTTCTAGACAAATGTAAGAGAATagaaatgtgagtgtgtgtgtgtgtgtgtgttctcagatcAGTGCTGTGCGCTTGCCGCGTGAACCCAGTAACCCTGAGAGACTGAAGGGCTTTGGCTATGCAGAGTTTGATGATGTTGACTCACTGCTCCGTGCGCTAACACTCAATGAGGAGGTAGAgttacactatacacactacacacacagacacacacacacattgttattTACATCAAGGTGTAGTGCTTTacattcactgctgtgtgtgtgtgtgtttgtgcgtgtgtcttTCTcggtctttgtgtgtgtgtctgtctctctgtgtgtttttttttgtgtgtgtgtgtgtagaacctGGGGAACAGACGTATCCGTGTAGATATTGCAGATCAGTCCAATGATAAAGGTGAGTGAGATTACAGTGTAGAGAATCACCagtttttactgtaaatgtcaATATCATACATacaagtataaaataaatatatttaaaacgcctttatattgtttttaaaagaaatgaaataatccAAACGAACTCCTGTACAACAGCTTCATGAATCAGATAACTTCATGTGAACGTACCTGTAAggaatgtgttgtgtttacagGAGCTTCTATTAATGTGGTCAGTAACATACACACGTTAGTGAGTGCTGTATGTGACggtaaacatttatataaccaCACAACTTAGGGATTATACAAATGTACAATATACACCATGAACACAATGAAATAATAAGTGGGTTTTCTTCCGCAGAGCGAGACGGCGGTTCGATGTCGGGGCGAGATCGAGACCGTGGGCGTGGCGGTGACGGTGGTCCCGATAAGACTGATTCTGATTGGAGAGCTCGTCCCAGCGGGGAGCAGGACGACGGGCCGCGCAGAGACGAGGGCTTTGGAGAGAGTGTGTTATTAATCACATGATGACTCGCACCATTCCTCTCCATACACTTTCTGTAGCATTTATCCTTACCTTCTTTCTCAGGGTCACGTGATCGCTTCGACTCGGATCGGTTCCGGGATGGACCTCGGCGTGACGATCGCTACGGCGGTCGTGATCGCTACGATGACCGGGAACGCTATGACGACCGAGGGGGCAGGGACTATGACCGCGGGGGTTAGTTATAATGTGTTAACAGTTCCATGTgcaaatatttatcatttattattattattattatttattttagacttTAATAAGTGTAAAGTAAACACGTGGTCATGTGACCCACAGGTTACGACTCCCGTGGCGGCGGGCGGCGGGCGTTCGGCAGCGGCTACAGACGCGATTACAACGATGACCGGCGAGATGGAGATCGCTATGGAGAAGAACGCTACGAAAGACGTGACGACAAACGT encodes the following:
- the LOC113660541 gene encoding eukaryotic translation initiation factor 4B-like isoform X2, which codes for MAASAKKTKKKGKTLTLTDFLAEDSNASGQQVYQAPKPTSWADETDDLEGEVSTSWHTPEDSYRAPPIDRSILPTAPRAAREPNVDRSRLPRSPPYTAFLGNLPYDVSEESIKQFFRGLAISAVRLPREPSNPERLKGFGYAEFDDVDSLLRALTLNEENLGNRRIRVDIADQSNDKERDGGSMSGRDRDRGRGGDGGPDKTDSDWRARPSGEQDDGPRRDEGFGERSRDRFDSDRFRDGPRRDDRYGGRDRYDDRERYDDRGGRDYDRGGYDSRGGGRRAFGSGYRRDYNDDRRDGDRYGEERYERRDDKREERAPTQRPRLNLKPRSVPKEEEQSGGSSPQANPSRSSSIFGAAKPVDTAAKEREVEERLKKEQEKLQRQLEEDKPRPPDRRPRDRDPSWRSEASSSDHEHTASEATHHGGSKHHDLEDLENKADEPISPGSRAPLSPSQGALPLKVMPAPPPKENAWARRSTGGGANTTTLTATSSGDVAHKGSSSSSSDEHVSGKDENWLDGVGREKGVSHGQGGGAVRGAGRGQGADRGGGDGPNKDRRQDSTDKKESRREPRPAPEPKKFEDTVAPKFSSASKYAALLMDGEPAEGNDAGD
- the LOC113660541 gene encoding eukaryotic translation initiation factor 4B-like isoform X1, giving the protein MAASAKKTKKKGKTLTLTDFLAEDSNASGQQVYQAPKPTSWADETDDLEGEVSTSWHTPEDSYRAPPIDRSILPTAPRAAREPNVDRSRLPRSPPYTAFLGNLPYDVSEESIKQFFRGLAISAVRLPREPSNPERLKGFGYAEFDDVDSLLRALTLNEENLGNRRIRVDIADQSNDKERDGGSMSGRDRDRGRGGDGGPDKTDSDWRARPSGEQDDGPRRDEGFGERSRDRFDSDRFRDGPRRDDRYGGRDRYDDRERYDDRGGRDYDRGGYDSRGGGRRAFGSGYRRDYNDDRRDGDRYGEERYERRDDKREERAAPTQRPRLNLKPRSVPKEEEQSGGSSPQANPSRSSSIFGAAKPVDTAAKEREVEERLKKEQEKLQRQLEEDKPRPPDRRPRDRDPSWRSEASSSDHEHTASEATHHGGSKHHDLEDLENKADEPISPGSRAPLSPSQGALPLKVMPAPPPKENAWARRSTGGGANTTTLTATSSGDVAHKGSSSSSSDEHVSGKDENWLDGVGREKGVSHGQGGGAVRGAGRGQGADRGGGDGPNKDRRQDSTDKKESRREPRPAPEPKKFEDTVAPKFSSASKYAALLMDGEPAEGNDAGD